In Brachypodium distachyon strain Bd21 chromosome 2, Brachypodium_distachyon_v3.0, whole genome shotgun sequence, one genomic interval encodes:
- the LOC100827264 gene encoding probable leucine-rich repeat receptor-like protein kinase At5g49770, which yields MAKRRRLFLLLVLCLLAGSRIAAADTNPQDAAALKSLMKKWSNVPASWRQKSNDPCGEKWDGIACDNTSRVTSLNLFGMNMRGTLGDDIGSLTELRVLDLSSNRDLGGPLTPAIGKLIQLKNLALIGCSFSGTIPSELGNLAQLEFFGLNSNKFTGTIPPSLGKLSKVKWLDLADNNLIGRLPNSRDNGAGLDQLLIAEHFHLNQNGLEGPIPEYMFNSNMRLKHILLDRNRFSGSIPASIGVLTKLEVLRLNDNSFTDQVPDMKNLTILHVLMLSNNKLRGPMPNLTGMNGLQNVDLSNNSFTSSGVPTWFTDLPNLITLTMQSVAISGKLPQKLFSLPNLQHVILNDNQLNDTLDMGNNISKELGLVDIRNNKITSLTVYSSLDSKILKLEGNPLCSGSLLSGTMLCTDRLTEHPPVPSSFDVQCANPFVETMVFRSPSFADVIKYLPELHKNLSTTLSSCTPNKLGLVPYSEGTYLNVDIRACPVNSKRFNYSQVLNCFNLTLQTYKPPETFGPYYVHAHPYPFHDKASRAVLIGVVTGSVLLVVGLALIGVYAARQKKRAQKLVSINNPFASWGSTEEDIGEAPKLKSARCFTLEELRLSTNDFREINAIGAGGYGTVYRGKLMDGQLIAIKRSKKGSMQGGLEFKTEIELLSRVHHKNLVGLVGFCFEKGERMLVYEFISNGTLSEALYGIKGVQLDWSRRLKIALDSARGLAYLHDHANPPIIHRDVKSTNILLDAKMTAKVADFGLSLLVSDSEEGELCTNVKGTLGYLDPEYYMTQQLTAKSDVYSFGVVLIELIVAKPPIHDKKYIIREVKTALDMEDSMYCGLKDVMDPVLRKMGDIPGFPRFLKMALQCVEEVGPDRPSMNNIVREIEMIMQDNGLTPDSMSASSSFSVDSTAKKFVPRYPYSNMSTSSTTFEMNSRAFEYSGGFPSQGSLKNRNSTS from the exons ATGGCCAAGAGGCGGCGGCTCTTCTTGCTGCTCGTCTTGTGCCTCCTCGCTGGGTCGAGGATCGCTGCCGCCGACACCAACCCACAGGATG CGGCTGCTCTCAAATCCTTGATGAAGAAATGGTCAAATGTGCCTGCTAGCTGGAGGCAAAAATCGAACGATCCTTGCGGCGAGAAATGGGATGGAATTGCATGCGACAACACCTCAAGGGTTACATCGTT AAATCTATTTGGTATGAATATGAGAGGCACTCTGGGTGATGATATAGGAAGCCTGACTGAGCTGAGAGTCTT GGATCTATCCTCAAACAGAGACTTAGGTGGTCCGCTTACACCTGCTATTGGGAAGTTGATTCAGCTTAAAAACTT AGCATTAATAGGTTGCAGTTTCAGTGGTACTATTCCGAGCGAACTAGGCAACCTGGCACAACTCGAATTCTT CGGTTTGAACTCAAACAAATTCACGGGCACTATTCCACCCTCATTGGGCAAGCTCTCCAAGGTTAAATGGCTAGATCTAGCTGATAACAACCTGATCGGACGCCTCCCAAACTCCAGGGACAATGGAGCTGGATTAGACCAGCTTCTTATCGCAGAACACTT CCATCTTAACCAAAATGGTCTAGAAGGTCCTATCCCAGAATATATGTTCAACTCCAACATGCGCCTCAAGCATAT ACTTCTGGACAGGAACAGGTTTAGTGGAAGTATTCCAGCATCTATCGGGGTACTCACAAAACTTGAAGTACT CCGTCTAAATGACAATTCCTTCACGGACCAAGTTCCGGATATGAAAAATCTGACTATACTCCATGTTCT AATGCTGTCAAATAACAAGCTACGCGGACCGATGCCTAATTTGACAGGAATGAATGGCCTTCAAAATGT GGATCTAAGCAACAACAGCTTCACATCTTCTGGTGTTCCAACTTGGTTTACAGATTTGCCCAACTTAATTACCTT GACAATGCAGTCGGTAGCAATTTCTGGGAAACTACCACAGAAGCTTTTCAGCTTACCCAATTTGCAACATGT AATATTGAATGATAATCAACTAAACGATACGCTTGACATGGGCAATAACATCAGCAAGGAACTAGGACTTGTAGACATCCGGAACAACAAAATCACCTCACTTACAGTTTACAGCAGCCTTGACAGCAAAATTCTCAA GCTTGAAGGAAACCCACTCTGCAGTGGCTCTCTTCTCTCAGGCACAATGCTCTGCACGGACCGGCTAACAGAACATCCACCTGTGCCTTCTTCCTTTGATGTCCAATGTGCAAATCCGTTTGTCGAAACTATGGTGTTCAGATCTCCTTCCTTTGCCGATGTCATCAAGTACCTTCCTGAACTGCACAAAAACCTCTCGACCACACTGAGCAGCTGTACCCCAAACAAGCTAGGCTTGGTACCATACTCCGAGGGCACGTACCTAAATGTGGATATCAGAGCGTGCCCAGTAAACAGCAAGAGGTTCAACTACTCCCAGGTGTTGAACTGCTTTAATCTGACCCTTCAGACTTACAAACCACCAGAGACTTTTGGACCTTACTATGTGCACGCACATCCTTATCCTTTCCACGACAAAG CTTCTCGAGCTGTTTTGATTGGTGTTGTGACCGGCTCTGTTCTCCTGGTGGTTGGGCTTGCACTGATCGGAGTTTATGCCGCACGTCAAAAGAAACGAGCTCAGAAGCTTGTCTCTATCAATAATCCTTTTG CTTCATGGGGATCAACGGAGGAAGATATTGGTGAAGCGCCAAAACTCAAGAGCGCTAGATGTTTCACACTGGAAGAGCTCAGGTTAAGCACGAATGACTTCCGAGAAATCAACGCAATTGGAGCAGGAGGCTATGGAACG GTGTACCGAGGAAAACTTATGGATGGGCAGCTCATAGCCATCAAGAGGTCCAAGAAGGGGTCCATGCAAGGTGGGCTCGAGTTCAAGACAGAAATCGAGCTCCTTTCGAGGGTGCATCACAAGAACTTGGTGGGGCTAGTTGGTTTCTGCTTTGAGAAGGGTGAAAGGATGCTTGTTTATGAGTTTATATCCAATGGAACTCTAAGCGAGGCACTATATG GTATTAAAGGAGTACAGTTGGATTGGAGTAGGAGACTTAAGATAGCTCTGGATTCAGCTAGAGGGCTAGCTTACCTCCATGACCATGCCAATCCTCCAATCATTCACAGAGATGTGAAATCCACCAACATTCTCCTTGATGCGAAGATGACCGCCAAGGTCGCAGATTTTGGCCTCTCCTTGTTGGTATCAGACAGTGAGGAGGGCGAGCTCTGTACAAACGTCAAGGGAACGCTG GGCTACCTAGACCCAGAGTACTACATGACGCAGCAACTGACAGCAAAGAGCGACGTCTACAGCTTCGGTGTGGTACTAATTGAGCTCATTGTGGCCAAGCCACCTATACACGATAAGAAGTACATCATTCGTGAGGTGAAGACGGCATTAGACATGGAAGACAGCATGTACTGCGGCCTGAAAGATGTGATGGACCCAGTTCTTCGGAAAATGGGGGACATCCCGGGCTTCCCGAGGTTCTTGAAGATGGCACTACAATGTGTGGAAGAGGTGGGACCCGACCGGCCGTCTATGAACAACATTGTGAGGGAGATCGAGATGATAATGCAGGACAATGGGCTCACGCCCGATTCGATGTCGGCAAGCTCTTCGTTCAGCGTAGACTCGACAGCAAAGAAGTTTGTGCCAAGGTATCCGTACTCCAACATGTCAACATCGTCCACAACGTTTGAGATGAACAGCAGGGCCTTTGAATACAGTGGGGGGTTCCCTTCTCAGGGCAGCTTGAAGAACAGGAACAGTACATCATAG
- the LOC100840310 gene encoding diacylglycerol O-acyltransferase 3, cytosolic yields the protein MEFTGAAALRRSLPAACPAVFSRERRNRGMPGRVSCVGRGGGVGFADEGHLRYYEAAPRKAVEAAARDLTKLRAMGLVAGDPSKEKILSEATELLLLELNQMKDAEDDLKKREKEEKAAMKALKKQQKEAKKAAAVMTCGDGSSESSESECEEEQSTEMSCVATKSMPGIAQGMVLPMSVPQITASEIGTIPAIEFDKAAMKAMRKMEKEQKKAAKKAMKMKKEEEKRMAKLNSCKGDDSSSCSSESSDSECEGEVVRMSRCATITAPRTPPATTVFPIIVPQIPDSAALGAQISSGPTTAIQCTATSIAVVEKPALNRIEVCMGGKCKKSGSLTVLQEFEKQVGTGGAVVGCKCLGKCGVGPNVRLRSEVPEEGSLQNKSTLCIGVGLEDVGTIVAGFFGDDSDLLGMN from the exons ATGGAGTTCACCGGCGCTGCTGCCCTCCGGCGGTCGCTCCCCGCGGCATGCCCGGCGGTGTTctcgagggagaggaggaatcGGGGGATGCCGGGCAGGGTCTCCTGcgtcggccgcggcggaggcgtgGGATTCGCCGACGAGGGACACCTCAGGTACTacgaggcggcgccgcggaaggcggtggaggcggccgcgAGGGACCTCACCAAGCTCCGGGCCATGGGCCTCGTCGCTGGGGACCCCTCCAAGGAGAAGATCCTCTCG GAAGCTACCGAGCTGCTACTGCTGGAATTGAACCAGATGAAGGATGCGGAGGACGACCtgaagaagagggaaaaagaGGAGAAAGCTGCTATGAAAGCACtgaagaagcagcagaagGAAGCGAAGAAGGCTGCAGCTGTGATGACCTGTGGAGATGGCTCCTCGGAATCAAGTGAGAGCGAGTGTGAGGAGGAGCAATCCACGGAAATGAGCTGTGTAGCCACCAAGTCGATGCCTGGAATTGCGCAGGGGATGGTGTTGCCAATGTCAGTACCCCAAATCACTGCATCTGAAATTGGAACAATCCCGGCAATAGAGTTTGACAAGGCTGCGATGAAGGCCATGAGAAAGATGGAGAAGGAACAAAAGAAAGCTGCAAAGAAGGCCATGAAGATGAaaaaggaggaagagaagaggatgGCCAAACTGAATTCCTGCAAGGGCGATGACAGCTCCTCGTGCTCATCGGAATCCAGCGACAGCGAATGCGAAGGAGAAGTCGTCAGAATGAGCCGCTGCGCCACCATCACGGCACCTCGAACACCTCCTGCAACCACAGTTTTCCCCATCATAGTGCCTCAAATCCCAGATTCCGCCGCACTGGGTGCACAGATCTCTTCTGGGCCAACAACTGCCATTCAGTGCACTGCTACCAGCATCGCAGTTGTCGAGAAACCAGCGTTGAACAGAATCGAGGTCTGCATGGGTGGCAAATGCAAGAAGTCAGGCTCGCTCACCGTACTGCAGGAGTTCGAGAAGCAGGTTGGcacgggcggcgcggtggTCGGATGCAAGTGCTTGGGGAAGTGCGGGGTAGGCCCGAACGTGCGGCTGCGGAGCGAGGTCCCGGAAGAAGGCTCCCTACAGAATAAGAGTACCCTCTGCATTGGTGTAGGCTTGGAAGATGTTGGCACCATCGTGGCAGGCTTCTTCGGAGACGACAGCGATCTGCTGGGCATGAACTGA
- the LOC104583242 gene encoding uncharacterized protein LOC104583242: MVRVLKLRFGAAWFGPIPRDVNWHYSTPIILARGCARAAAVARALHRPLPPAALQEVRPSPSPPPDLLRRLAVRVALAAACFLAKLHGWLPSKKSATVSPRPDLKDILNDYLLACMSGQVYMKES, encoded by the exons ATGGTGCGGGTTC TAAAACTGCGGTTTGGTGCGGCCTGGTTTGGTCCGATCCCACGAGATGTGAATTGGCACTACTCGACCCCGATAATCCTTGCTAGGGGttgcgcccgcgccgccgccgtcgctcgGGCGCTCCATCGCCCACTGCCACCGGCCGCCCTCCAAGAAGTCCGCCCTTCCCCGTCCCCGCCTCCTGACCTTCTTCGCCGCCTCGCGGTAAGGgttgcgctcgccgccgcctgcttccTCGCGAAGCTCCACGGCTGGCTGCCCTCCAAGAAgtccgccaccgtttccccaAGGCCAGATCTGAAGGATATTCTCAACG ATTActtgcttgcatgcatgtctgGTCAGGTGTATATGAAGGAGAGCTAA
- the LOC100827568 gene encoding ABC transporter B family member 4: MSESSRAFEVNVPSSSEPAVPAGGKKKKGGGGSVAFHRLFAFADGGDAALMLLGALGAVANGAALPLMTVLFAGLVDAFGGAAAGTGDVMARVSQVSLDFVYLAVASAVASFVQVTCWMITGERQAARIRNLYLKTILRQEVAFFDMYASTGEVVGRMSGDTVLIQDAMGEKVGKFIQLLVTFLGGFAVAFAQGWLLTLVMLATIPPLVVSGAVMSSVVARMASLGQAAYADASVVVEQTVGSIRTVASFTGEKKAVEKYNKSLKSAYSSGVREGLAAGVGMGTVMVLLFCGYSLGIWYGAKLILEKGYTGAQVMNVIFAVLTGSLALGQASPSMKAFAGGQAAAYKMFQTINREPEIDAYSTAGRKLDDIQGDIEFRDVYFSYPTRPDEQIFRGFSLAIQSGTTIALVGQSGSGKSTVISLIERFYDPQLGEVLIDGMNIKELQLRWIRSKIGLVSQEPVLFAASIRDNIAYGKDNATNQEIRAAAELANASKFIDKLPQGFATSVGEHGTQLSGGQKQRIAIARAILKDPKILLLDEATSALDTESERIVQEALDRVITNRTTVIVAHRLSTVRNADTIAVIHRGSIVEKGPHHDLLRDPEGSYSQLIRLQETSHTSEGANYQNKSGRKGDSGIHFGKQSSADRSRSQTISRDNGSSHSFSASFGIPLETDVQDSSNKIVEEIPQEVPLSRLASLNKPEISVLILGSIASAISGVIFPIFAILLSNVIKAFYEPPQMLKKDAEFWSSMFLVFGAVYFLSLPLGSYLFSVAGCKLIRRIRLMTFEKVVNMEIGWFDHPENSSGSIGARLSADAAKVRGLVGDTLQLVVQNSATLVAGLVIAFVSNWELSLIILALIPLIGLNGWIQMKFIQGFSADAKMMYEEASQVANDAVGSIRTVASFSAEEKVMDLYKKKCEGPLRTGIRTGIISGICFGVSFFLLFGVYAASFYAGARLVEDKKTTFPKVFRVFLALTMAAIGVSHTSTLTTDSSEARSAVSSIFAIMDRKSTIDPSDDAGVSLEPLQGDIEFRHVRFRYPTRPDVQIFEDLCLTIQSGKTVALVGESGSGKSTAISLLQRFYDPDAGHILVDGVDIQNFNLRWLRQQMGLVSQEPSLFNDTIRANIAYGKEGQATEPEIISAAKLANAHEFISSLHQGYETVVGERGAQLSGGQKQRVAIARAVAKDPRILLLDEATSALDAGSERAVQDALDRAAAGRTTVVVAHRLSTVRAADVIAVVKDGAIVERGTHDALVAVRGGAYASLVALHSAADASPSSL, encoded by the exons ATGTCGGAGTCGAGCAGAGCGTTCGAGGTGAATGTGCCGTCCTCCAGCGAGCCGGCGGTCCCGGCCggcggcaagaagaagaagggcggcggcgggagcgtgGCGTTCCACAGGCTGTTCGCGTTCGCCGACGGCGGGGACGCGGCGCTGATGCTGCTGGGCGCGCTCGGCGCCGTGGCCAACGGCGCCGCGCTGCCGCTCATGACCGTCCTCTTCGCCGGCCTCGTCGACGCcttcggcggcgccgcggccggcacCGGCGACGTCATGGCGCGCGTCTCCCAGGTCTCGCTGGACTTCGTCTACCTggccgtcgcctccgccgtGGCCTCCTTCGTCC AGGTGACGTGCTGGATGATCACCGGggagcggcaggcggcgcggatACGGAACCTGTACCTGAAGACCATACTCAGGCAGGAGGTGGCCTTCTTCGACATGTACGCCAGCACGGGCGAGGTCGTCGGGAGGATGTCGGGCGACACGGTGCTCATCCAGGACGCCATGGGGGAGAAGGTCGGCAAGTTCATCCAGCTGCTGGTGACATTCCTGGGGGGATTCGCCGTGGCCTTCGCGCAGGGCTGGCTCCTCACCCTCGTCATGCTGGCCACCATCCCGCCGCTCGTCGTGTCTGGCGCCGTCATGTCCAGCGTTGTTGCAAGAATGGCGTCGCTGGGCCAGGCCGCCTATGCTGACGCCTCGGTCGTCGTCGAGCAGACTGTCGGCTCCATTAGAACA GTTGCATCATTCAccggggagaagaaggcagtGGAGAAGTACAACAAATCACTGAAGAGTGCTTACAGCTCCGGTGTCCGGGAAGGCCTCGCCGCAGGCGTTGGCATGGGCACCGTCATGGTGCTCCTGTTCTGTGGTTACTCCCTTGGTATATGGTATGGAGCCAAGCTGATCCTGGAGAAGGGATACACCGGCGCACAGGTCATGAATGTCATTTTCGCGGTGCTCACTGGTTCGCT CGCTCTAGGACAGGCATCACCAAGCATGAAAGCATTCGCAGGCGGGCAGGCTGCTGCATACAAGATGTTTCAAACAATAAACAGGGAGCCTGAGATCGATGCGTACAGCACAGCAGGTAGGAAGCTAGATGACATTCAGGGGGATATCGAATTCAGAGATGTTTACTTTTCTTACCCGACTAGGCCCGACGAGCAAATATTCAGAGGTTTCTCCCTTGCCATACAGAGTGGCACTACCATTGCATTGGTTGGCCAGAGTGGTAGTGGCAAATCAACAGTCATCAGCTTGATTGAACGGTTTTACGACCCTCAGCTCGGCGAAGTTCTAATAGATGGAATGAATATCAAGGAGTTGCAGTTGAGGTGGATCAGAAGTAAAATTGGCCTAGTGAGCCAGGAGCCAGTCCTGTTTGCTGCTAGCATAAGAGATAACATTGCTTATGGCAAGGACAACGCGACAAATCAGGAAATTAGAGCTGCAGCTGAGCTTGCTAACGCATCGAAATTCATTGATAAATTGCCCCAG GGTTTCGCTACTTCTGTTGGTGAACATGGAACACAATTATCTGGCGGGCAAAAGCAAAGAATTGCTATTGCCAGAGCAATTCTCAAAGATCCAAAAATCCTACTATTGGATGAAGCAACAAGCGCTTTGGACACTGAATCTGAAAGGATTGTGCAGGAGGCCCTTGATAGGGTCATTACAAATCGGACCACTGTCATAGTTGCTCACCGTTTGAGTACTGTCAGGAATGCTGATACTATTGCTGTCATACATCGAGGATCAATAGTCGAAAAAG GTCCACACCATGATCTTCTAAGAGATCCAGAGGGATCTTACAGCCAACTGATACGCCTACAGGAAACAAGTCATACTTCTGAAGGTGCAAATTACCAGAACAAGTCAGGTAGAAAGGGTGATTCAGGGATTCACTTTGGCAAACAGTCATCAGCAGATCGGTCACGCAGCCAAACAATTTCTCGGGACAATGGTAGCAGTCACTCATTCTCCGCGTCATTTGGTATACCTCTTGAAACTGATGTTCAAGACTCATCAAATAAGATAGTTGAAGAAATACCACAAGAAGTGCCTCTCAGTCGTCTTGCCTCACTTAACAAACCAGAGATCTCAGTGCTTATACTTGGTTCGATTGCTTCTGCTATCAGCGGAGTGATATTTCCAATCTTCGCAATACTTCTGTCGAATGTTATCAAAGCATTCTATGAGCCTCCACAAATGCTAAAAAAGGATGCCGAGTTTTGGTCATCCATGTTCTTGGTATTTGGTGCAGTATACTTCTTGTCGCTCCCTCTCGGCTCATACCTTTTTTCAGTGGCTGGGTGCAAGTTGATCAGAAGGATCAGACTGATGACTTTTGAAAAGGTGGTCAATATGGAGATTGGATGGTTTGATCACCCAGAGAACTCAAGTGGCTCGATCGGGGCAAGGCTATCGGCCGATGCAGCAAAAGTTAGGGGGCTTGTGGGTGATACACTTCAACTGGTTGTGCAGAATTCTGCAACTTTAGTTGCTGGTTTGGTAATTGCTTTCGTATCAAACTGGGAGTTATCTCTGATCATCTTGGCGTTGATACCACTCATCGGCCTCAATGGTTGGATCCAGATGAAATTTATTCAGGGATTCAGTGCAGATGCAAAG ATGATGTACGAGGAGGCAAGTCAAGTGGCAAATGATGCTGTAGGCAGCATAAGGACAGTGGCGTCATTTTCAGCTGAAGAAAAGGTGATGGACTTGTACAAGAAAAAATGCGAAGGACCCCTGCGAACAGGGATCAGGACAGGAATAATAAGCGGCATTTGTTTCGGGGTTTCCTTCTTTCTGCTGTTTGGAGTCTACGCAGCAAGCTTCTACGCTGGTGCTCGGCTTGTCGAGGacaagaaaacaacgtttCCCAAAGTTTTCAGG GTGTTTCTTGCGCTCACAATGGCAGCCATCGGGGTGTCGCACACTAGTACCCTAACTACAGATTCCTCCGAAGCGAGATCAGCTGTATCTTCTATATTCGCCATAATGGATCGTAAATCTACCATAGACCCAAGTGACGATGCTGGGGTGAGTCTGGAGCCACTACAGGGTGATATCGAGTTTCGGCACGTGAGATTCAGATACCCGACCCGCCCAGATGTCCAGATCTTCGAAGACCTGTGCTTGACAATTCAGTCTGGAAAG ACTGTGGCGCTTGTCGGAgagagcggcagcggcaaATCCACGGCGATATCGCTGCTGCAGAGGTTCTACGATCCTGATGCAGGCCATATACTTGTAGATGGGGTGGACATCCAGAATTTCAATCTGAGGTGGCTAAGGCAGCAGATGGGGCTGGTGAGCCAAGAGCCGTCCCTCTTCAACGACACGATCCGAGCAAACATCGCCTACGGGAAGGAAGGGCAGGCGACGGAACCAGAAATCATCTCCGCCGCGAAATTGGCGAACGCCCACGAGTTCATCAGCTCGCTGCACCAG GGGTACGAGACGGTGGTCGGGGAGCGCGGCGCCCAGCTGTCGGGAGGGCAGAAGCAGCGGGTAGCGATCGCGCGCGCCGTGGCCAAGGACCCGAGGATCCTGCTGCTGGACGAGGCGACGAGCGCGCTGGACGCCGGGTCGGAGCGGGCGGTGCAGGACGCGCTGgacagggcggcggcggggcggacgacggtggtggtggcgcaCCGCCTGTCCACGGTCCGGGCCGCGGACGTGATCGCGGTGGTGAAGGACGGGGCGATCGTCGAGAGGGGCACGCACGACGCCCTGGTCGCCGTGAGAGGCGGCGCGTACGCGTCCCTCGTCGCCCTCCACTCGGCGGCCGAtgcctcgccgtcgtcgctgTAA